GTCGTCCATATCAGTTAGTAGACCAATTTCTAATTGACCCTcaacttcttctttttgatacttttaatTAGGGGTGGCATTCGGATACTCGTTCGGGTTTGAATTGGGTATTCCAGATTTTCAGGTATTTTGGTATATGGATGTAAAACATGTTTGGTTATCTATGTACTTTGGATTgggtttagatatttttagttaGGGTTTGGTTATTTCGGATCGTGTTccggatatttagatttagatttttttttaatatttcatttctcAAGCTTTTTGAATTTTccaatatttcattttattataatagttaaatgattaatagattcGGTTATTGTTAAAAGtattggatgtaacttttgttaatatataaaacaaaagctTTGCATATACATTTTAAGTGAGTAGCAAATCAATTTGTACGTAGTAATATGTATATCATATGATTGTAAAGTATCTTtagcataaatataaatattttcaataaaataaaagatataaaatagaaatataaagttaaatgttttattaatatgtgtgtcAAAGTCTAGAACGACAAGTAAAGTGAAACGGAGGAAATATATCCCCTATATAGAATTTTTGAAACATTACAACATTTGAATAAGACATGTATTATCATTTAAATGacttttaaaatcatttttaaaaagtaagttggtttatttaaacatatattataatttttattacactaaacgtaaattaattattaatagataACAATTACTTTTTtcctaaataaaatatatatattacctaatatgattagatatatataatgattagaggttttgaataataaagatttgatactATTCTGTGTATCATCTATCATTTTTTGcttaattttacttattaaaatcaatttaaaaatcacattaaccatataattttttagattGTTTCTTATATGTTctaatttgaaattattataatgattataaattaataaaactattaaaatcccacttttgaaaatttgtgatcaaagattttaatttattttataatatgatgcAAATGATCATATGAATagaaagtttcatttaataaatatccagattaatatatatttatatattttaatatcgtttaaattaaattataaactatataaaaatacataaatatttaaatttcaaaatttacatTGCAAAACTATTCcaagtttaatattttagtttcaaaatttgcattataattattaaaactatcAAAAGTCTCATACTGAAAATTGGTatcagtgttttaaaaaaattgttatgaaAAGATATGAATGATCTTTAAACCATATGTGTAGAAAGTCTCATTAATAGATagcataatataaaaaaatatactatatatctatgttaatatcatttaaatttaattatataaaatagattaaagtGATTGTTTACCATAAAATGATCATAATTAAAGTTAAATACTTTacctagtatatataaataatatatactagatcttAACCCGTCCAAATGGGCGggtctttatttttatgatatatataaaattttgaaaaacaaaaggtTAATGAGTACAATCTTTACTACTTTAGTTTATTATGGTAAATAATATTAGAGGCTGATTCGCGCATCCACATGGATATTGGgctggtttttgtttttatgatatatataaacatttcagAACTTTAAATTGGTTGAACGAAATTGTATTgcttattgtttattatttaaactttgtATTTCGTAATTGTATCACCAGAAGCAACAACCTTGAAGTGTTCAACGAATCTCCATTCACCAATTGAGAGATTTCGTTTCAGGCGAAACATCAGATTTGTTTTGCAACTTGCGTGTATTTTGCCACCCTAAACACACGAAATTAACAATGATCAAAATTGTACCAACAGATAAAACATATCTTGACAATTTAGTAAGGTGATGACTTACTATTTCATCAGCAAGAACACATTCAAAACTTGTGTTCGATGTCCATCAATGGAATAACTTCACGTGCACTTTCCAAGCATCTTTATGTGGTTTCATTTTATGAACGTCGACATAATTTTGATTGTTTTCCatcgttttctttttgtgaAGTCTGAATGTATGTGTAGAAAAGAAGCGTAAAAGGTGTATATATACAAAGCGAGCAAGGTTGTTTTGGAAAATGACGTTATTAAGAATAAATGTTAAGATTTCGTACgatttaaacaataatatatgtAAGAATATTTAGGAATAATTATGAACTATAAAGATATGGCAATTTAGTAGTTATTAAACTTTATTCTAATTCGTGGGGATCAAGTTTGAGATCTTGATTTAAGTGAGGAGATACCCacgtcaaatatttttaaaatttatgtataaatatataaattagttaaaaattgcttgatttaaatttatgtgaaaatatttaggaataattaatggtaactgAGTTGCTATTaatctctattctattttcGTGGAGATAAGTGTTGGAATTTCGTTTAAATGAGAAGATTCCCAagcaaaatcttccaaaattttaggaataaatatgtatatacctttttgataaataattatgatgAATTTACAGTATTTACAAACttagaaaactaaatttaacGATTTCAATTTTACtacttttgtttattgtttaaactatgtatttcgAATCTGTATCGTGTTATAAAGGCGTTTGTGACCCGTAAACACGGTAGTaagaattttacaaatatttatacttttgtaatttaataattcttttacTTAATAATAGTGTTTCACTCTTAAATACACATAATAACTCATGAGGTGAACCACTTATATAGctatactatattttttaaattatatatcaagaaattttgcgaaaaatgtttaaaatatacgaaaacagaaaatatcatacaaaatatatatttatataaataaattacatttcgttctttatttattcaaaaatcccttcaaaagaaactataaataattttaaaattttctttaacaaattaataacaatcatacaaaatccaaaaataatgttaattgtACTTTGGGCCATAATAATCTATGATTCAAATTAAGcccattattatttttcttaatatactactatccatttatccaaacaacattatatttttttactactatctatgttttcaaacaaaagcttaaagtacttctactttaataagatagatattatgtgattttaatcgtctattatatcacagtgtatcatataaaaatctaatatttataactaattggacttatattataaaagtgttatactaacaatttataaataaaatattttatattttatttgtatgatatataaattgattttgatgtgtgatttttattttattatttttattaataaatattgaaaatatttaatgttaacaaaaaatctataaggatatttattttggttaagattcattctattaaagatttctattatttaaattaggaaaagacattaaatacttaaatctatcatttaaataaggaaaaaacaaaattctctactatctttgttaccaaacaaaatttaatttttttaaagactcatatccctattaccaaacaaaatcttaaagtacttctactttaataagatagattcaaCCACATTATCGTTCCATACGTTTTTCAAAGATTAAGTAAAGTTGTGTTTTAAACGTACTTGATGAAACTTGAGTCATGCTGCAATAGCGTACTGcttataaattacaaaactttgaaaaaataagagagaaagagaagagaataGAGAAAGAGAAGCAGACATACAATTCTGATTCTATCTgcctactactactactactattcCCAGTGAAACGGGAACGTCTGTGGAAGAGCCACAGCCTCATTACCGGATCCATCAGAGACTGCACTCGCATTCTCAAACAATCCGGACCCATAAAAAACCGTCTCTACTGCTTCTTGGGACAAAGAAAGTGGTGGCTGAAGCAAATGAGGGActgacgaggaagatgatgacagaagagagagagcgCAATCAGAGTCATGGACGCAACTCGTCATTCTCGagcagtcttcttcttcttgcaagaAAGGGAACTGTTTCCCTCTACTGATTGGAGAAGAAGATACTGGGAACATAATGTCTGTCTTTGCAGGACAAGAACCAGCATAGCTCTGGTTCTGCCCGTAACTTGAACCATTGGCCATATCTACGCTTACAAGACCGTTTCCCCAGCTCGGACTACCAACAGATGTTGTAGTTGGGAACATATGTGGAGAGCTAGAAAAATCCAGCAATTTGCTACCTAACAACAAGATGGTGCTTAGGGCCTCTTTAAGTCTATTAATTgatccaaaaaataataatttaaaaaaaaagaaagaaaagcaaaaacCTTGGAAGAAAGTTGCATGACGACCGATATGGTCTGGCTGAGGCTTCCGTCTTCTTCTATTGTGTCCATCAAGACGTTTCCTACAACTTTTCTTTCCTTCATCAAACTCTTCCAAACCATGAAACCTATACCAGGTCCCAAAAACAAAATGGACATAagctaaacaaaaaatattaaaaaatacttaaaaaattagaatttaatttaggttacaaaactaaaaaaaactgCAATGTAGCATATATATGCACAGGACCGGGTAATATATATACAGATGTTAAAAATATCCAACATACGATCAGTTAGTTACCTGCTGCATTGTTGACAAAACCTCTGTTTATGGCCATTGATTGTAACCACAGGAGTTTTCGAATGTACATCACAGACCTTATGTCTTTTATGATATTCTCTACAGTTACTAAAATCAGAATCACATCCATCAACCAGACAAACCGGGATCTGGTTGTTCCCTCTTGTCCTCTTGGACGAACCAGAGGAGCTTCTTGAAGCCTCTGGTGCGCTCTCTTTCAACTTACCAAGACTTATCACTTGCTCTGTATTACCAAAAGCAGAGGAGTTTCCGATGTTTCTTCCAAGTTTCAGATCAAATGAGAAATCTCCTTTTGGTGGTGAGGATGACCCACCAAACGAGATCGATGCATCGGTTGGGGTTATATCCGGTACAGATTCTTGGTCGAACTCGGAGAAATAACCGGAGCTGGGTTTGAAGTTCCAATCCATTTaaagattcttcttcttcttcttcttcactcacTATAAGAAGAAATACAACAATCTCAAGATTTATCCTTTTGGTTTTTGTTAATCTAAATTGACAAGTTTAAGAAAGGATACAAATTTgctcaaaagaagaaaaaaaaggatacaataaattcaacttttaaacatgaaaattttaacttgattaatctttaatttgaataaaaaaggaagaatttttttctttttaaattaaatatcccACAAATGGGCAAACTTATTGTACTTAAAAACCCAATGGGAAGTGCAGATATATATAGAACGAGAACAGATCCCATGTAATGGGAAGAAAGCAAGACAAAAGAAACTAAAGCAAATATATAAACTTGCAGTTTCGAGTTCCACTTCATCTTAAAAGCAAATTTATAAACAAGcaagaatttaaaaatgaaataaagagagagaggttaaagaaagatgaaacatgttatttataaattataaagtaagAAAAGTTTGGTATTTGAAGGTTGAGAAATCTTACCAAATCCATACACCTACCAGTGGTCAGTAGAAGAAACTTAAAAAGAGAAGAATGacatatgcaaaaaaaaattgacaagtGAGAAAGAGAACGGATGGGTTTAGTGATAGAAAGTGGAGACAACAAGAGTGGCTGCTGCTGCAATAATGCAATAAGAGAGAgcgaagaaaaaaagaagtctATTACTGAGTTTTAAAATGAAGCTTACCTTAATTGTTTTTTTGCTTTCCTAATATAGGAATTGCTGATATCCTTTTCTAGAGAGAGAGGAAACGAGTGGGGGAAAGAGACAGCTGTTGTTGTTTGTTCTTTTGCTAACTTCtgttttttcttacttttctttattagtttgtttatttgtctGCCATCCAATAAGTCTGAATTTatgaataattaaataaaaatgaaactcttaaatgaaatgaaaaatacACAACAGTATTgattaaatgtttatatattttatatgacaAAGAGATTAGACATGTAACTCACTATTTATTTTAGGGAGATTTACTAAAATAACACAAATTAATTGTGTTATTACTAGAATaactcatattttaaaaaaattatcagaaTATTTTTCTGGTCAGAATTGTCCTTGTctatatttataacaaaaaaaatattaccaaaatgTTCTTACCATTTGATCGTTGGcagatttattttcaaaaaataaatatatcaagtAATAAATCTGTTTATAATATCTgtgtaaaaaataaatctatcgTTAAAGTGGTGCCAGACTTTTTTAAAAACGTCAGATTTGTTTCCATGACAGATTTAATTGTCAGATTTATATAGAAAATGGATTTTTAAAGATATGTTTGTCAAATGAAATAGCAGATTTGTTATAAAATGGTAGATTTTTGCGGtcagtttaattttttgtgaccgacttattttcttatgttagatttattttttatgacaGAATTATATATCCGACTTAAAACTGTTAATAgactttttgttttatgtagtggtaaactatttaatttatgttgTGGCAGATTTGTTGACAAaaatttggtttagatttatGTAAACCAAATTTAATGTTCAATTTCGACCTAGTGGACATTAATTTTGAACCTGGTTTAGTTTTATGCTAATTAAGATCAAAATTAGGTAAAGTTTTGGTAGCTCTCGTCATCTCATCCATCCCCTTTTTCATTACATTTAAGCTAAGAGTCAGTACTCAAACTGAGTTATAGACTCATACCTCACCAAGTATCTGACTAAAGCAAGTAAAATTCTCTGTTTATGCTTCCATGAATTCAAGTCTATAGCACTGTTGTCGAAGAAGACAGTGCTTATTTGGAGTATATCTCCATGATTTGAGTCTTAAATCATGTCCAGCTGCCGAGCAAAATAATGATCCAACTTGACTCAATAAAGTGAAAGAagcatatatttaaaaaaacaataaccaAAGAACTAGATATATACACTA
This genomic stretch from Raphanus sativus cultivar WK10039 chromosome 3, ASM80110v3, whole genome shotgun sequence harbors:
- the LOC108844309 gene encoding squamosa promoter-binding-like protein 13A, whose translation is MDWNFKPSSGYFSEFDQESVPDITPTDASISFGGSSSPPKGDFSFDLKLGRNIGNSSAFGNTEQVISLGKLKESAPEASRSSSGSSKRTRGNNQIPVCLVDGCDSDFSNCREYHKRHKVCDVHSKTPVVTINGHKQRFCQQCSRFHGLEEFDEGKKSCRKRLDGHNRRRRKPQPDHIGRHATFFQGSKLLDFSSSPHMFPTTTSVGSPSWGNGLVSVDMANGSSYGQNQSYAGSCPAKTDIMFPVSSSPISRGKQFPFLQEEEDCSRMTSCVHDSDCALSLLSSSSSSVPHLLQPPLSLSQEAVETVFYGSGLFENASAVSDGSGNEAVALPQTFPFHWE